Proteins found in one Campylobacter concisus genomic segment:
- a CDS encoding molybdopterin oxidoreductase family protein yields the protein MEEIVKTTCPYCGTGCGIDLIVRNGRIVDAKPSKDHHVNDGELCLKGMFGWEFVNSPKRLSRPMMRKLNGVYDKRGELEEVSFEEVYDFLADKFKSTVAKYGPSSIMGFSSARSNNEDNYVFQKFFRAQGSNNIDHCARLUHAPTVAGLASTLGNGTMTNDLVEFATDTDVFLLIGTNTSECHPIIAMQMQRGLQRGAKMIVVDPKRTDMAKKADIYLQIPIGANIKTLNTMMHVIIAENLQDSEFIEKYSEGFEYLKEAVKDFTPERFERETGIKKELIIEAARMYAKAGAAAICYTMGITQFSDGTSNVFSLSNLAVLTGNLGKKGAGVNPLRGQNNVQGACDMGALPNVIPAGAVNSPYAQEQARKVWHFELNPVPGFKLTQAPDKMDSGELKVLYVYGENPVMSDPWTEHFVHAVHHLDCFIVQDLFFTESAHKADVVLPAACWGEKDGTFINTSRRVQRTRKASEPVSGVEPDWKVVCNIANRMGLEGFDFASPEQIWNELRELMPKFFGGISYYRLGKLGGISWPCPDEEHPGTPVLYADHKSMLPGGKFRFAPVLYLDDKNERAKAEAEFRAKMNIPEGYPVGSGALSEVPDEVYPCLFTTGRKVYHYHTGTMTRECPALEYGAGIEGALIEVSPDIARERELEEGCYALVQNKRGQIAAKLRVNPDLKEGTIFTTFHYSEADGNELANAGDPDPLSGITPLKMTIANIRRLSEEEFIKFREQNEMSMHSANPYLSPVRA from the coding sequence ATGGAAGAGATCGTAAAGACCACCTGTCCATATTGCGGTACGGGCTGCGGCATCGATCTTATCGTGCGAAACGGTAGAATCGTAGACGCCAAACCCAGCAAAGACCACCACGTAAACGACGGCGAGCTTTGCTTAAAAGGAATGTTCGGATGGGAGTTCGTAAACTCTCCTAAACGCTTAAGTCGACCGATGATGAGAAAGCTAAATGGCGTCTACGACAAACGCGGCGAGCTTGAAGAAGTGAGTTTTGAGGAGGTTTATGATTTCCTCGCAGATAAATTTAAATCCACTGTCGCAAAATACGGCCCAAGCTCGATCATGGGCTTTAGCTCTGCTCGTTCAAATAACGAAGACAACTACGTTTTCCAGAAATTTTTCCGCGCTCAGGGCAGCAACAACATCGATCACTGCGCCCGCCTTTGACACGCTCCTACAGTGGCAGGTCTTGCCAGCACGCTAGGAAACGGTACGATGACGAACGACTTGGTCGAATTTGCGACCGACACGGACGTATTTTTACTCATCGGTACCAACACGAGCGAGTGCCACCCGATCATCGCTATGCAGATGCAGCGCGGACTTCAGCGCGGCGCAAAGATGATCGTCGTAGATCCAAAACGCACCGATATGGCCAAAAAAGCCGATATCTATCTGCAAATCCCGATCGGAGCGAATATCAAAACGCTAAACACGATGATGCACGTCATAATCGCCGAAAATTTGCAAGATAGCGAATTTATCGAGAAGTACTCCGAGGGATTTGAATATCTAAAAGAAGCGGTTAAGGACTTTACGCCTGAGCGTTTCGAGCGCGAAACCGGCATAAAAAAGGAGCTCATCATAGAAGCAGCTAGAATGTATGCTAAAGCAGGCGCGGCGGCGATTTGCTACACGATGGGTATCACGCAGTTTAGCGACGGCACGTCAAACGTCTTTTCGCTATCAAATTTAGCCGTTTTAACGGGAAATTTAGGCAAAAAAGGCGCAGGCGTAAATCCTCTGCGCGGTCAAAACAACGTCCAAGGCGCATGCGACATGGGCGCGCTGCCTAACGTCATCCCGGCAGGCGCGGTAAACAGCCCTTACGCGCAGGAGCAAGCGCGCAAAGTATGGCACTTTGAGCTAAATCCGGTTCCGGGCTTTAAACTAACGCAAGCACCCGATAAAATGGATAGCGGCGAGCTAAAAGTCCTCTACGTCTACGGCGAAAATCCCGTAATGAGCGATCCTTGGACCGAGCACTTCGTCCACGCCGTACATCACCTAGACTGCTTTATCGTGCAGGATCTTTTCTTTACCGAGAGCGCCCATAAGGCCGATGTGGTGCTACCTGCCGCGTGCTGGGGCGAAAAGGACGGGACCTTTATCAACACCTCTCGCCGCGTCCAACGCACGCGCAAAGCTAGCGAACCCGTTAGCGGCGTAGAGCCCGACTGGAAAGTCGTTTGCAACATCGCAAACCGCATGGGACTAGAGGGATTTGATTTTGCGAGCCCTGAGCAAATTTGGAACGAGCTAAGAGAGCTTATGCCTAAATTTTTCGGCGGTATCAGCTACTATAGACTAGGCAAGCTAGGAGGTATCAGCTGGCCGTGCCCAGACGAGGAACACCCTGGCACGCCGGTACTTTACGCAGATCACAAATCCATGCTGCCGGGCGGTAAATTCCGCTTTGCGCCGGTGCTTTACTTAGACGATAAAAACGAACGCGCAAAGGCCGAGGCCGAATTTAGAGCCAAGATGAATATCCCAGAGGGCTACCCAGTCGGTAGCGGCGCGCTTAGCGAGGTGCCAGACGAGGTATATCCGTGCCTATTTACGACCGGACGCAAGGTCTATCACTACCACACCGGCACGATGACTAGAGAGTGTCCGGCTCTTGAATACGGCGCGGGTATCGAGGGCGCGCTCATCGAGGTAAGTCCCGATATCGCTCGCGAGAGGGAGCTGGAGGAGGGCTGCTACGCGCTCGTACAAAACAAACGCGGCCAGATCGCCGCCAAACTGCGCGTAAATCCGGATCTAAAAGAAGGCACGATATTTACGACCTTCCACTACAGCGAGGCCGACGGTAACGAGCTAGCAAACGCGGGCGATCCAGATCCGCTCTCGGGCATCACGCCGCTAAAGATGACGATAGCAAATATCAGGCGTCTAAGCGAAGAGGAATTTATCAAATTTAGAGAGCAAAACGAGATGTCGATGCACTCGGCAAATCCGTATTTATCGCCCGTTAGAGCGTAA
- the fliM gene encoding flagellar motor switch protein FliM, with product MADILSQEEIDALLEVVDEDGDTSNIEVEERSQGEQKQIIIYDFKRPNRVSKEQLRAIKGIHDKLARNLASQISSVMRSIVEIRLHSVDQMTYGEFLMSLPSPTSFNVFSIKPLDGNCVLEINPSIAFPMIDRLLGGTGENFEANRELTDIEVNLLDAVLRMIMQRLKESWSMITDMYPNVEAKESSPNVVQIVSQNEIVIMVVMEIIVGGSSGMINLCYPVIYLEPILSRLANRDIMLGETSAKKSRNKELKTLIGRAEILYEAILGKSIISVNEFLNLKEGDILRLDRGADDKAIVCIDKKEVFLAEVGLHRFRKSIRIEQLIRSDKDEIKNILEKYEEERKAKLMAYEANERKMEEEEDDEDDE from the coding sequence ATGGCTGATATTTTAAGTCAAGAAGAGATAGACGCGCTACTTGAAGTTGTTGATGAAGACGGCGATACAAGTAATATCGAGGTTGAAGAGAGATCACAAGGCGAACAAAAACAGATTATTATTTATGATTTTAAGCGTCCAAACCGCGTTAGTAAAGAGCAACTCCGTGCGATAAAAGGCATCCATGATAAGCTTGCTAGAAATTTGGCTAGTCAAATTTCTAGCGTGATGAGAAGTATTGTCGAGATCAGACTTCACAGTGTTGATCAGATGACTTATGGCGAATTTTTGATGAGTTTGCCAAGCCCAACGAGCTTTAACGTCTTTTCTATAAAACCGCTTGATGGAAACTGTGTTTTGGAGATAAATCCAAGCATTGCCTTTCCGATGATAGATCGTTTGCTTGGCGGAACTGGTGAAAATTTTGAAGCAAATAGAGAGCTAACCGACATCGAAGTAAATTTACTTGATGCGGTGCTTAGAATGATTATGCAGCGTCTAAAAGAGAGCTGGTCAATGATAACTGATATGTACCCAAATGTGGAAGCTAAAGAGAGCAGTCCAAATGTCGTACAAATCGTCTCTCAAAATGAGATTGTTATTATGGTCGTTATGGAGATCATAGTTGGTGGCTCAAGCGGTATGATAAATTTATGCTATCCAGTCATCTACCTTGAACCGATACTCTCACGCCTTGCAAATAGAGACATTATGCTTGGTGAAACAAGTGCAAAAAAAAGTAGAAACAAAGAGCTAAAAACACTTATCGGACGAGCAGAAATTTTATATGAAGCCATACTTGGCAAATCGATCATCAGTGTAAATGAGTTTTTAAATTTAAAAGAAGGCGATATTTTAAGGCTTGATAGAGGAGCTGATGATAAGGCGATCGTTTGTATCGATAAAAAAGAAGTTTTCTTAGCTGAAGTTGGGCTTCATAGATTTAGAAAATCTATAAGGATTGAACAGTTAATACGCTCTGATAAAGATGAGATCAAAAATATCTTAGAAAAATACGAAGAAGAGCGAAAAGCAAAGCTAATGGCGTATGAAGCTAATGAGCGCAAAATGGAAGAAGAAGAGGACGACGAAGATGATGAATGA
- a CDS encoding P-loop NTPase yields the protein MNNQAQKLQNLVQSQNKAKNTHFIAITSGKGGVGKSTISANLANVLSQNGYKVGLFDADIGLANLDVILNVKMGKNLLHVLKGECSLKDILIPINKNLILIPGESGDEILKFNNQFLFERFLDEASELDELDFLIIDTGAGIGGSTQLFLEAADEVVVVTVPDPAAITDAYAVIKIVSRFKNSELLLLNMVKNEAEATRIYENIKRVANANIGPSLNLELIGFVASDKNVSRSIKQRTLFTDDAAYAEPSAQIKQIASNLLYRLERKVLNDEQSRSFGGFFKRLIEQF from the coding sequence ATGAATAACCAAGCGCAAAAACTACAAAATTTAGTTCAGTCTCAAAATAAGGCTAAAAATACGCATTTTATAGCGATTACAAGCGGCAAAGGCGGCGTTGGCAAGAGCACGATAAGTGCAAATTTGGCAAATGTCTTGTCGCAAAATGGCTATAAAGTAGGGCTTTTTGACGCTGATATCGGCCTTGCAAACCTTGACGTCATCTTAAATGTAAAAATGGGTAAAAATTTACTTCACGTGCTAAAAGGCGAGTGCAGCCTAAAAGATATCTTGATACCTATAAATAAAAATTTGATCCTCATTCCTGGTGAAAGCGGCGATGAAATTTTGAAATTTAACAATCAATTTTTATTTGAGAGGTTTTTGGATGAGGCGAGCGAGCTTGATGAGCTTGATTTCTTGATCATTGACACCGGAGCTGGCATAGGCGGTAGTACGCAGCTGTTTTTAGAAGCGGCTGATGAGGTCGTGGTGGTAACTGTACCTGATCCTGCAGCGATAACTGATGCATACGCTGTCATAAAGATCGTCTCAAGGTTTAAAAATAGCGAGCTTTTGCTTTTAAATATGGTAAAAAATGAGGCAGAAGCGACTAGAATTTATGAAAATATCAAACGTGTTGCTAATGCAAATATCGGACCTAGCTTAAATTTAGAGCTTATAGGATTTGTGGCTTCTGATAAGAATGTTTCAAGAAGTATAAAACAACGAACGCTTTTTACAGACGACGCTGCTTATGCTGAGCCTAGCGCTCAGATAAAACAGATAGCTTCGAATTTACTTTATAGGTTGGAACGAAAAGTGCTTAACGATGAGCAAAGCAGGAGCTTTGGGGGCTTCTTTAAGCGTTTGATAGAACAATTTTAA
- the mnmA gene encoding tRNA 2-thiouridine(34) synthase MnmA, protein MKVMVAMSGGVDSTMTAKFLQEAGHEVQGCYMMLHQKPGYHEENIRKVKKVGEYLGIKVHILDLQEKFNEFVYDPFVKLYKEGKTPNPCALCNKFIKLGALLDFAKANGCEKLATGHYVQVIDGFITCAKDPSKDQSYFLAQVPKEILKDVIFPLGDKFKKDIKELARSVKVLEEFATQAESSEICFVEDTYIEVLNKHYNTNLPGNVVDKDGKIIGRHQGYMHYTIGKRRGFEVFGAHEPHFVIKINADKNEIVVGTKDDLAQKVVELENVNLFIDKDKFECETKIRYRSPKLDAFVEVDKESKTAKLTLNQNALGVAQGQLCVMYDGDKVIASGFIKG, encoded by the coding sequence ATGAAAGTAATGGTCGCAATGAGCGGTGGTGTAGATAGCACTATGACGGCTAAATTTCTGCAAGAAGCTGGTCATGAAGTGCAAGGTTGCTATATGATGCTACATCAAAAGCCAGGATATCACGAAGAAAATATCAGAAAAGTAAAAAAAGTAGGCGAGTATCTTGGCATAAAGGTGCATATTTTGGATCTGCAGGAAAAATTTAACGAGTTTGTCTATGATCCTTTTGTGAAGCTCTATAAAGAGGGCAAGACGCCAAATCCTTGTGCTTTGTGCAATAAATTTATAAAGCTTGGTGCGTTGCTTGATTTTGCAAAGGCAAATGGCTGTGAGAAGCTTGCTACTGGGCATTATGTGCAAGTTATTGATGGATTTATCACATGTGCAAAAGATCCTAGCAAAGATCAAAGCTACTTTTTAGCCCAAGTGCCAAAAGAGATATTAAAAGATGTTATTTTCCCGCTTGGGGATAAATTTAAAAAAGATATAAAAGAGCTTGCAAGAAGTGTAAAAGTGCTTGAAGAATTTGCTACGCAGGCAGAAAGTAGTGAAATTTGCTTTGTGGAAGATACTTATATCGAAGTTTTAAATAAGCATTACAATACAAATTTGCCAGGAAATGTAGTTGATAAAGACGGCAAAATAATCGGCCGCCACCAAGGCTATATGCACTATACTATCGGTAAGCGCCGTGGTTTTGAGGTTTTTGGCGCCCATGAGCCACATTTTGTTATAAAGATAAATGCCGATAAAAACGAGATCGTTGTAGGAACAAAAGATGATTTGGCTCAAAAAGTAGTCGAGCTTGAAAACGTAAATTTGTTTATAGATAAAGATAAATTTGAGTGCGAAACTAAGATAAGATATAGAAGCCCTAAACTTGATGCTTTTGTTGAGGTTGATAAAGAGAGTAAAACAGCGAAACTAACGCTAAATCAAAATGCACTTGGTGTGGCACAAGGCCAGCTTTGTGTTATGTATGATGGCGATAAGGTTATTGCAAGTGGATTTATAAAAGGCTAG
- a CDS encoding RNA polymerase sigma factor FliA produces MHELKQKQLNAYKNTIKKEQDEIVLKYMPALRAMAFRLKERLPSSIDTNDLISIGVEEMIKLSRKYDKEQNDSFWGYGKKRIYGSMLDYLRTLDVVSRSDRKLVKSINSEIDNYFNEFEEEPSDEYLAEKLNEDIEKIREARGVSGIITILPIDEQMELIGQNDVEKSIEREDLILKIEEALKDFDERDQMLVQLYYYEELNLKEISQIMNISESRISQIHKRLLDRIRRSLGV; encoded by the coding sequence ATGCACGAGTTAAAGCAAAAGCAGCTTAACGCTTATAAAAATACGATAAAAAAAGAACAAGACGAGATAGTCTTAAAATATATGCCAGCACTGCGTGCAATGGCGTTCAGGCTTAAAGAGAGGTTGCCATCAAGCATAGATACAAATGACCTAATAAGCATTGGTGTTGAAGAGATGATAAAGCTTAGCAGGAAGTATGACAAGGAGCAAAATGACTCTTTTTGGGGTTATGGCAAAAAGAGAATTTATGGCTCTATGCTTGATTATCTAAGGACGCTTGATGTTGTTAGTAGAAGCGATAGAAAGCTAGTAAAGAGCATAAATAGCGAGATAGATAACTACTTTAATGAATTTGAAGAAGAGCCAAGCGATGAGTATTTGGCCGAAAAGCTTAATGAAGATATTGAGAAGATAAGAGAGGCAAGAGGCGTTAGCGGTATCATTACTATCTTACCAATAGACGAGCAAATGGAGCTAATTGGTCAAAATGACGTCGAGAAAAGCATTGAGAGAGAGGATCTCATTTTAAAAATAGAAGAAGCTTTAAAAGATTTTGACGAAAGAGATCAGATGTTGGTTCAGCTTTATTATTATGAAGAGCTAAATTTAAAAGAGATAAGCCAGATCATGAATATCAGCGAGAGTAGAATTTCACAAATTCATAAACGTTTGCTTGATCGTATTAGGCGTAGCTTGGGGGTTTAA
- the fliY gene encoding flagellar motor switch protein FliY: MMNDFFNIFSNELKATIEGLTGRAPEVGERNEFDAPTQNGIKPPVVMANISLSGDINAKTEIVCTPVLISAISEWMMGEEEISKNENLGSDELDAAKEIFSNLFSAFSTSLGAQKGMPKINFEVINVNFLDENSSLDFSVYEKLFLFNVKIEDLSEHIGFACDHSLMKFFEPTKTEAPAAPASTPHVAKGDFSAEEMRNIGLIMDVRLPIRVRIGSKRMLLKDVLTMDIGSVIELNQLANDPLEILIGDKVIALGEVVIIDGNFGIQITQIGSKRERLQQLK; this comes from the coding sequence ATGATGAATGATTTTTTTAATATATTTTCTAACGAATTAAAAGCTACTATCGAAGGACTTACGGGCAGAGCTCCTGAGGTTGGTGAAAGAAATGAATTTGACGCACCAACACAAAACGGCATAAAACCACCAGTAGTGATGGCCAATATCTCTTTAAGTGGCGACATCAATGCTAAAACAGAGATAGTATGCACTCCGGTTTTAATAAGTGCCATTAGCGAATGGATGATGGGTGAAGAGGAAATTTCAAAGAATGAAAATTTAGGCAGTGATGAGCTTGACGCTGCAAAAGAGATATTTTCAAACCTTTTTAGCGCCTTTAGTACATCTTTGGGTGCTCAAAAGGGCATGCCAAAGATAAATTTTGAAGTAATAAATGTAAATTTTTTAGATGAAAATTCTTCGCTTGATTTTAGTGTTTATGAAAAGCTATTTTTATTTAATGTCAAAATTGAAGATCTAAGCGAGCATATCGGTTTTGCTTGCGATCATTCGTTGATGAAATTTTTTGAGCCAACAAAGACTGAAGCCCCAGCTGCACCAGCGAGCACTCCTCACGTAGCTAAGGGCGATTTTAGCGCTGAAGAGATGAGAAATATCGGACTTATAATGGATGTTAGGCTCCCTATTCGTGTTCGTATTGGATCAAAAAGAATGCTTTTAAAAGATGTGCTTACCATGGATATTGGCTCAGTTATCGAGCTAAATCAATTAGCAAACGATCCGCTTGAAATTTTGATCGGCGATAAGGTAATAGCTCTTGGCGAAGTTGTCATAATCGATGGAAACTTTGGCATCCAGATCACTCAGATAGGCTCAAAACGCGAGAGGCTCCAACAGTTAAAATAA
- the flhF gene encoding flagellar biosynthesis protein FlhF, producing MATKFHTFTGESTIEALKKAQETCGEKAILVTTKQIQAKTINKKPLYEILVSVEEDDVKQPPKPNTKAINYENAYSKFNKNYEPAKPKFEIKEEPAKFDAKTASPEPYDPNESVLLNISAAAKEISTIANVNIDDVKDKESSIPSGMNKKIDDVAKQVSVLSEKIGLITDMIWDEKAPNRNNLSIPPEFASIYKLAKQSGMKEEHLEAIMQTTLENLPVSMKSNPTAVKRYFYSLLRNMLPCRKEPSDKKQRIMMLVGPTGVGKTTTLAKLAARFAYGNEKRYKTGIITLDTYRIGAVEQLFQYAKMMKLPILDVIEIDDFQNAIKQLNYCDVILIDTTGNSQYDKEKLERLDKFLKHSGAKIDVNLVLSAGSKVEDLIEIYNGFSFLDIDTLIITKFDETKIFGNVFSLIYETNTPVSYFSVGQEVPDDLVEAKSEFLVECVFDGFTKQKASDE from the coding sequence ATGGCTACAAAATTTCATACTTTTACAGGCGAGAGCACCATTGAGGCTTTGAAAAAGGCTCAAGAAACGTGCGGCGAAAAGGCCATATTAGTTACTACAAAACAAATTCAAGCCAAAACGATAAATAAAAAACCACTTTATGAAATTTTAGTAAGCGTCGAAGAAGACGATGTGAAGCAACCCCCAAAACCAAATACAAAAGCCATAAACTATGAAAATGCCTACTCTAAATTTAATAAAAACTATGAACCTGCTAAGCCAAAATTTGAGATAAAAGAAGAGCCGGCTAAATTTGATGCAAAGACAGCATCACCAGAGCCTTACGATCCAAACGAGAGTGTGCTTTTAAATATCTCAGCTGCTGCAAAAGAGATAAGCACGATCGCAAATGTAAATATTGACGATGTCAAAGATAAAGAGTCAAGCATACCAAGCGGCATGAATAAAAAAATAGACGATGTGGCAAAGCAAGTAAGCGTGCTAAGCGAGAAAATAGGGCTGATAACTGACATGATCTGGGACGAGAAAGCACCAAATCGCAATAATCTTTCGATCCCGCCGGAGTTTGCTAGCATCTATAAACTCGCAAAACAAAGCGGCATGAAAGAGGAGCATCTAGAGGCTATCATGCAAACGACGCTTGAAAATTTGCCAGTTTCGATGAAGAGCAATCCAACCGCAGTAAAAAGATATTTTTATTCGCTTTTGCGAAATATGCTACCTTGCAGAAAAGAGCCAAGTGATAAAAAACAACGTATCATGATGCTAGTTGGCCCAACTGGGGTTGGTAAAACTACGACACTAGCAAAGCTAGCTGCTCGTTTTGCATACGGCAATGAAAAACGCTATAAAACAGGTATTATCACGCTTGATACGTACCGTATTGGAGCGGTTGAGCAGCTATTTCAATACGCTAAAATGATGAAGCTGCCTATTCTTGATGTTATCGAGATAGATGACTTTCAAAATGCTATAAAGCAGCTTAATTATTGTGATGTGATACTTATTGATACGACTGGAAATTCGCAGTATGACAAAGAAAAGCTCGAAAGGCTTGATAAATTTTTAAAGCATAGCGGCGCAAAGATTGATGTAAATTTGGTCCTTTCGGCTGGCTCAAAGGTTGAAGATCTAATAGAAATTTATAATGGATTTTCGTTTTTAGACATCGACACACTTATAATCACCAAATTTGATGAGACAAAAATTTTTGGCAATGTCTTTTCGCTGATATATGAGACAAACACGCCAGTTAGCTACTTTAGCGTGGGTCAAGAGGTGCCTGATGATCTTGTGGAGGCAAAGAGTGAATTTTTAGTAGAGTGCGTGTTTGACGGCTTTACAAAGCAAAAGGCTAGCGATGAATAA
- a CDS encoding TIGR00730 family Rossman fold protein yields MNNELVSDLLNFPNVLKYKNKNVTFFGSARFDEENFYCKKAYELAYKLNELGYAILTGGGDGIMRAANKGAFDSAKSPSIALNVRLPFEQNTNPYVTAKYLFSNLSPRKFALTDRSVAFVVFPGGFGTLDELFEILVLAQVGSKKVKIFLFGSEFWQGLDEFIKNTLVSQKTIKKEDINLYKITDDLELIANEILAI; encoded by the coding sequence ATGAATAATGAATTAGTTAGTGATCTTTTAAATTTTCCAAACGTCTTAAAATATAAAAATAAAAATGTTACCTTCTTTGGCTCGGCTAGATTTGATGAAGAAAATTTCTACTGCAAAAAGGCTTATGAACTAGCTTACAAACTAAACGAGCTAGGGTATGCCATCTTAACTGGTGGCGGAGACGGCATAATGAGAGCTGCAAACAAGGGCGCGTTTGATAGTGCAAAATCGCCAAGCATAGCCCTAAATGTGAGGCTTCCATTTGAACAAAATACAAACCCTTACGTTACGGCAAAATATCTCTTTTCAAATTTAAGCCCAAGAAAATTTGCACTTACCGATCGTTCAGTCGCATTTGTCGTCTTTCCGGGTGGCTTTGGCACTCTTGATGAACTTTTTGAAATTTTAGTACTTGCTCAAGTTGGTAGCAAAAAAGTAAAAATTTTTCTTTTTGGGAGCGAGTTTTGGCAAGGGCTTGATGAGTTTATAAAAAATACGCTAGTTAGCCAAAAAACAATAAAAAAAGAAGATATAAATTTATACAAAATCACCGATGATTTAGAGCTTATTGCAAACGAAATTTTGGCTATTTAA
- the fdh3B gene encoding formate dehydrogenase FDH3 subunit beta, producing MSEFNDNNRLKFYCDDDRCIDCNGCAVACDEAHELPLGIRRRRVITLNEGVPGKEISTSIACMHCEDAPCSLVCPVDCFYIRADGVVLHDKDICIGCGYCLYACPFGAPQFPRDGVFGAKGSMDKCTMCAGGPLPTNSEAEREEYGQDRISEGKVPVCAAMCSTKALLVGESAMIEKIYGDRVKARGYGFKDLKQTLTWKLAYYAGDRLKIKS from the coding sequence ATGAGCGAATTTAATGACAACAATAGACTTAAATTTTACTGCGACGACGATAGATGCATCGACTGTAACGGCTGTGCGGTAGCTTGCGACGAGGCTCACGAGCTGCCTCTTGGCATCCGCCGCCGCCGCGTCATCACGCTAAACGAAGGCGTACCCGGTAAGGAAATATCAACCTCGATAGCCTGCATGCACTGCGAGGACGCTCCGTGCTCGCTGGTTTGCCCGGTTGATTGTTTTTATATCAGAGCCGACGGCGTAGTGCTACACGACAAAGATATCTGCATCGGCTGCGGATACTGCCTATACGCGTGTCCGTTCGGCGCGCCTCAGTTCCCGCGCGATGGAGTGTTCGGCGCCAAAGGCTCGATGGATAAGTGCACGATGTGTGCAGGCGGTCCGCTACCGACAAATAGCGAAGCCGAGCGCGAAGAGTACGGCCAGGATAGAATTTCCGAAGGCAAAGTGCCGGTTTGTGCCGCAATGTGCTCGACAAAGGCGCTGCTAGTAGGCGAATCTGCAATGATAGAGAAGATCTACGGCGATAGGGTCAAGGCACGCGGCTACGGCTTTAAAGACCTAAAGCAAACTCTGACTTGGAAGCTCGCCTACTATGCTGGCGATAGGCTTAAAATAAAATCTTAA
- the folK gene encoding 2-amino-4-hydroxy-6-hydroxymethyldihydropteridine diphosphokinase, whose protein sequence is MRLAGARKIVKSRFCPSFFHKRDEFKYEALVGMGGNIGDSAKRFDKFIRAISEDRRFHVVEVSPILINAAFGYEAQDDFSNAVINLQTSMSSRETLKILRHYESKFKRVRTFKNAPRTLDLDILYFSKKVYKTPRLIVPHPGADKRLSVIVPLGLMRG, encoded by the coding sequence ATGAGGCTAGCTGGAGCAAGAAAGATCGTAAAAAGCCGTTTTTGCCCTAGTTTTTTTCATAAAAGAGATGAGTTTAAGTATGAGGCGCTAGTTGGTATGGGTGGCAACATCGGTGATAGCGCAAAGAGGTTTGATAAATTTATAAGAGCGATTAGTGAAGATAGGCGTTTTCACGTAGTTGAAGTCTCGCCGATCCTTATAAATGCGGCGTTTGGCTACGAAGCGCAGGATGATTTTAGTAACGCTGTTATAAATTTACAAACATCTATGAGCTCTAGAGAAACTCTAAAAATTTTGAGGCACTATGAGAGTAAATTTAAGCGTGTCAGGACATTTAAAAATGCGCCACGTACGCTTGATCTAGATATTTTGTATTTTAGTAAAAAAGTCTATAAGACGCCGCGCCTTATCGTCCCGCACCCAGGAGCTGATAAGAGGCTTAGCGTGATCGTGCCACTAGGGCTTATGAGAGGTTAA
- a CDS encoding helix-turn-helix transcriptional regulator produces MLNELYNDVEYKTLLEHISSQYKGKVVLDRKQTAGVLGIGVSTLDLRISQGRDIPRYIKIGDAKNSRIAFAITDIATYIFQKRVKTCS; encoded by the coding sequence ATGCTTAACGAACTATATAACGATGTAGAGTACAAAACGCTTCTTGAGCACATATCTAGCCAATATAAAGGAAAGGTAGTTCTAGACAGAAAGCAAACCGCAGGGGTTCTTGGCATCGGCGTATCTACTCTTGATCTTCGTATATCGCAGGGCAGAGATATTCCGCGTTATATAAAGATAGGAGATGCAAAGAATTCTCGCATAGCGTTTGCGATAACGGACATTGCGACTTATATTTTTCAAAAAAGGGTTAAAACATGCTCTTAA